GATTGACCGGTTTTTTTCTTTCGTTTGCCGCAGCCGTTGAAGAGAAGTGGAGCTCTTTGGAATGGCTGCTTGGCGGGGTCGGCTGGTTCGGTGGAGGGCTTATTTTCGGCGCTTTAAGTCTTCTCGGGTATTTGGTATTTTTACTCATTCATCAGATGGGATTGGGGCTGTTTCGGAAACAAGAGTTATGGCACCTTGTCCTCTATCTTTTAGTCATGGTTTCCTTCATAGACCTTTATCTTTTTCCTTCCGCAATCAATCAAGGAGGAGAGAAGTGGTCCCTTTTTTTATTCCCTCCCATGCTGTTGGCATGGGCGGTTGTGGTCGCCTATCTTAAAAAGAGAGAGACGCGTCCATCCGCCTTTGCGCCTAGCCTTTTTTTTATGTTTACGATGACGGTTTTGGAGCTTATCCCAGCTTTACGGGGAGAAAACCTGCGCTCTTTGGTTGATATGGGAATCCCCTTGATCATCGCCAATACCTGGCAGCTTCTCATTCTGCATCGTCTTATAGGGGAAGAAAAGCCTTCCCCTACTCAAGCTCCTCCACCTTTGAGTCAAACCCGGAGATCAGTTCAGAAACCGTAACGAATTGATATCCTTTCCTCCGCAGTTCCTTAATCATGGTTGGAAGGGCTAAATGGGTCTGTTTGCAGGAATCGCTTGCATGCATAAGGATAATATCACCGGGATGCACCTTTGTCAGAACGCGGTTCACAATCGCATCGACCCCTGGATTTTTCCAGTCTAGGGAGTCGGTATCCCATTGGATCACGGTATACCCCAATTGGTTGGCGATATTCAACACTCGTTGATCAAAATCGCCGTTTGGGGTCCGTATTAAGGTGGGCGTTTCCCCGGTAATTTCTTTAAGAATGGCATGGGCTTTAAGAATCTGCTCCCGAATTTCCTGGTCGCTTAATTGGCTGTAATTGGTGTGCTTATAACCATGGGAGCCGATTTCATATCCCATTTCCTTAATCTTTCTCACGATCTCCACATGATCCCTGCTCCAAGGGCCGGAAAGAAAGAAGGTGGCTTTCTTTACACCTTCCTCCTGGAGAACTTCCAGAATCGGCAGGGTTCTAATCTCCCCCCAGCTGATGTCGAAGGTAAGGGCGATCTTCT
The DNA window shown above is from Thermicanus aegyptius DSM 12793 and carries:
- a CDS encoding KinB-signaling pathway activation protein, with the protein product MNSRKLVYLIGTTLLWAGVGGGLTGFFLSFAAAVEEKWSSLEWLLGGVGWFGGGLIFGALSLLGYLVFLLIHQMGLGLFRKQELWHLVLYLLVMVSFIDLYLFPSAINQGGEKWSLFLFPPMLLAWAVVVAYLKKRETRPSAFAPSLFFMFTMTVLELIPALRGENLRSLVDMGIPLIIANTWQLLILHRLIGEEKPSPTQAPPPLSQTRRSVQKP
- the pdaB gene encoding polysaccharide deacetylase family sporulation protein PdaB is translated as MKRYYWITIRTRKVKQALILVIASLFAVGLIYAEKNSMSVIALREPSAIYSVPTKEKKIALTFDISWGEIRTLPILEVLQEEGVKKATFFLSGPWSRDHVEIVRKIKEMGYEIGSHGYKHTNYSQLSDQEIREQILKAHAILKEITGETPTLIRTPNGDFDQRVLNIANQLGYTVIQWDTDSLDWKNPGVDAIVNRVLTKVHPGDIILMHASDSCKQTHLALPTMIKELRRKGYQFVTVSELISGFDSKVEELE